A genomic region of Drosophila kikkawai strain 14028-0561.14 chromosome X, DkikHiC1v2, whole genome shotgun sequence contains the following coding sequences:
- the His3.3B gene encoding histone H3.3A produces the protein MARTKQTARKSTGGKAPRKQLATKAARKSAPSTGGVKKPHRYRPGTVALREIRRYQKSTELLIRKLPFQRLVREIAQDFKTDLRFQSAAIGALQEASEAYLVGLFEDTNLCAIHAKRVTIMPKDIQLARRIRGERA, from the exons atggcCCGTACCAAGCAGACCGCTCGTAAATCTACTGGAGGAAAGGCTCCTCGCAAGCAGCTGGCTACAAAGGCCGCGCGTAAGTCCGCCCCATCAACTGGCGGCGTAAAGAAGCCGCATCGCTATCGCCCTGGAACTGTCGCTCTGCGTGAAATCCGTCGCTATCAAAAGTCGACCGAGTTGCTCATCCGCAAGCTTCCCTTCCAGCGCCTGGTGCGTGAAATCGCACAGGACTTCAAAACCGATTTGCGTTTCCAGTCGGCCGCTATCGGAGCCCTTCAG GAGGCATCCGAGGCCTATCTGGTGGGCCTTTTTGAGGATACAAATTTGTGCGCTATTCACGCCAAGCGCGTCACCATTATGCCGAAGGACATTCAGCTGGCGCGCCGCATCCGTGGCGAGCGTGCTTAA
- the Bap111 gene encoding uncharacterized protein Bap111, with product MALPGNYKQIAVGGGGSSSTGSGGGSTGGGGGSSRSRSSGGGGASDRNKDQTPIFTHSNYGNPAFTPQKVTKSSSSKNQNESRLPKPPKPPEKPILPYMRYSKRVWDSVKAQNPELKLWELGKKIGAMWKLLGEDEKTEFIDEYEAEKLEYEKSLKAYHQTPAYQAYMSAKSKVKTDVDMHETPSRGGGSKSQHERRIDIQPAEDEDDQDEGYTAKHMAYARYLRNHRLINEIFSEAVVPDVRSVVTTTRMQVLKRQVSSLTMHQTKLEAELQQMEEKFEAKKQRMVESSEAFQEELKRHCKPAVDEDTFQKMVHRMYEDIKRDRQRLDEPSANNAVNAATPATRSGEESAAKPPAQPGATPAVSQESGAAGPPKDPSTAAAGAAASPPVVKPATPTPTPSPAPNPPAVPPPVVHVHETASKTDPEPMDIEPPPKPSVPPPPIKPEKLEMAAALPPQSTVTDAQKPEVAKVVTPPSKVPTPGPVRTPPPEVVGSGPIPASGTASAATTHTPPPVQQQQLPLPQQQQQQTAAPPPGMPQMHPHPGHPPPGHPHMPPHMGPHQPPPGMPGLPPPPPHTGYANYGGPPHGPPPGPPGGPARPYYQPQYGGHPTPQPYYAPFSPYQQSYGPPPGSHYMSPRPPPPQQQQQQHNGNPGHPYAPEHGSNPPPPPQQQQQQQQQPPPGHLHESSGAAGGGGAVGAPVGGVAGPAAAGAGSGLYPPPGAGTGAPQQLPPPPPTVGAAAVDGPGVAAGAPGAPGSAPTATGKHPEAEKSEAD from the coding sequence ATGGCCTTGCCGGGCAATTATAAGCAAATAGCGGTGGGTggtggcggcagcagcagcactggAAGCGGCGGCGGGAGCaccggtggcggcggcggcagtagCCGGTCACGTTCCTCCGGCGGCGGAGGAGCCTCCGATAGGAACAAGGACCAGACGCCCATCTTTACGCACAGCAACTATGGCAATCCAGCGTTCACCCCGCAGAAAGTGACCAAGTCCTCCAGCAGCAAGAACCAGAACGAATCGCGCCTGCCGAAGCCCCCAAAGCCGCCGGAGAAGCCCATTCTGCCCTACATGCGGTACTCGAAGCGCGTATGGGATAGCGTCAAGGCCCAGAATCCCGAGCTGAAGCTGTGGGAGCTGGGCAAGAAGATCGGCGCCATGTGGAAGCTGCTGGGCGAGGACGAGAagaccgagttcattgatgaGTACGAGGCGGAGAAGCTGGAGTACGAAAAGTCGCTGAAGGCCTACCACCAGACGCCCGCCTACCAGGCCTACATGTCGGCCAAGAGCAAGGTGAAGACGGATGTGGATATGCACGAGACACCCTCGCGCGGTGGCGGCAGCAAGTCGCAGCACGAACGCCGCATTGACATCCAGCCGGCGGAGGATGAGGACGACCAGGATGAGGGCTATACGGCCAAGCACATGGCCTACGCCCGCTACCTGCGCAATCATCGGCTGATCAATGAGATCTTCTCAGAGGCTGTCGTCCCGGACGTAAGATCGGTGGTCACCACCACACGGATGCAGGTGCTCAAGCGTCAGGTCAGCTCGCTGACCATGCACCAAACGAAGCTCGAGGCGGAGCTGCAGCAGATGGAGGAGAAGTTTGAGGCGAAGAAGCAGCGTATGGTCGAGTCCAGCGAGGCCTTCCAGGAGGAGCTCAAGCGTCACTGCAAGCCGGCTGTAGACGAGGACACCTTCCAGAAGATGGTGCATCGTATGTATGAGGACATCAAGCGGGATCGCCAGCGATTGGATGAGCCCAGTGCGAACAATGCCGTGAACGCGGCCACGCCAGCGACGAGAAGCGGCGAAGAGTCTGCCGCCAAACCGCCAGCTCAGCCGGGGGCCACGCCTGCTGTCAGCCAGGAGTCGGGAGCTGCGGGGCCGCCCAAAGATCCATCAACAGCAGcggcgggagcagcagcatctccGCCAGTTGTAAAgccagccacgcccacacccACGCCTAGTCCAGCACCCAATCCCCCTGCTGTACCACCACCCGTGGTACATGTCCACGAAACGGCGAGCAAAACGGATCCGGAACCCATGGATATTGAGCCGCCGCCAAAGCCCTCGGTGCCACCGCCGCCCATTAAGCCCGAGAAACTGGAAATGGCCGCAGCACTGCCTCCGCAGTCCACAGTGACAGATGCCCAAAAGCCAGAGGTAGCCAAGGTGGTGACACCGCCCAGCAAGGTGCCCACACCAGGACCCGTGCGCACGCCCCCGCCCGAAGTGGTTGGATCGGGTCCGATTCCGGCTTCCGGGACAGCTTCAGCTGCGACAACGCACACGCCACCACCggtccaacagcagcagctgccactgccgcagcagcaacaacagcagacaGCAGCTCCTCCACCCGGCATGCCGCAGATGCATCCACATCCCGGACATCCGCCTCCAGGGCATCCGCACATGCCGCCGCATATGGGGCCGCATCAGCCGCCGCCAGGCATGCCTGGCCTGCCGCCACCACCTCCTCACACAGGCTATGCCAACTATGGCGGGCCACCGCACGGTCCGCCACCCGGTCCGCCCGGTGGGCCAGCGCGTCCGTACTATCAGCCGCAATACGGAGGACACCCAACGCCGCAGCCGTACTACGCACCGTTCTCGCCGTATCAACAGTCATATGGACCACCGCCCGGCTCCCATTACATGTCGCCGCGtcctccgccgccgcagcagcaacagcagcagcacaacggAAATCCAGGACATCCCTATGCGCCCGAACACGGAAGTAAcccaccgccaccaccgcaacagcagcagcagcagcaacaacaaccgccTCCGGGTCACCTGCACGAGTCGAGTGGagcagcaggcggcggcggcgcagTAGGAGCTCCAGTCGGTGGCGTAGCAGGTCCTGCCGCTGCCGGGGCAGGCAGTGGTCTGTACCCACCGCCGGGAGCAGGAACGGGAGCACCgcagcagctgccgccgccgccgccaacaGTGGGTGCAGCTGCGGTAGATGGACCAGGAGTCGCAGCAGGCGCACCTGGAGCCCCAGGATCCGCGCCGACAGCGACCGGCAAGCATCCAGAGGCGGAGAAGAGCGAGGCGGACTAA
- the fh gene encoding frataxin homolog, mitochondrial has product MFTCRFLARLSRNQATLASLGCLTIPQRLASHRILPSSPMAITNALIPCTSVNANRRFASNEIETETTSSSLDSATYERVCSETLDALCDYFEELTENAADLQGSDVAYSDGVLTVNLGHSHGTYVINRQTPNKQIWLSSPTSGPKRYDFVGGEGGAGKWVYKHSGQSLHELLQQEIPNILRQQPVDFLHLPYCS; this is encoded by the exons ATGTTTACCTGCCGCTTTCTCGCCCGCCTGAGCCGGAATCAGGCCACCTTGGCCTCGCTCGGATGCCTGACAATACCCCAAAGACTGGCCAGTCATCGAATCCTGCCCAGCTCCCCGATGGCCATCACAAATGCATTGATCCCATGCACATCGGTGAATGCCAACCGGCGATTTGCCAGCAACGAAATTGAAACGGAGACGACCTCCTCCAGCCTGGACAGTGCCACCTACGAGCGTGTGTGCTCCGAAACGCTGGACGCACTGTGCGACTACTTCGAGGAGCTAACCGAGAACGCCGCCGATCTGCAGGGCAGTGATGTGGCCTACAGC GATGGAGTGCTCACTGTGAACCTGGGACACAGCCATGGCACCTATGTGATCAACAGGCAGACGCCCAACAAGCAGATATGGCTCAGCTCCCCCACCAGTGGACCCAAGCGATACGATTTCGTTGGCGGAGAAGGCGGAGCGGGCAAGTGGGTCTACAAGCACAGTGGCCAGTCGCTGCacgagctgctgcagcaggagATACCGAATATATTGAGGCAACAGCCCGTGGACTTTCTCCACCTGCCCTACTGCAGTTGA
- the LOC108083519 gene encoding uncharacterized protein CG7065 codes for MNFLPGEPLPPGFEDDEVSPRPAIVLKQIDNYKSAPLLGTEYAVELQEAAQPRPDYYCVLCQTCNDSRSIFVHWTSQAHRAKYLQTHFQKANEVLQKLKRTPNSAPILVQATGHLVQLIEDHFGRSRQLLTVGGDEFRRFRAKICSQVRDLFHFDECAGPDFVAEAQRILQDLKLDDGIKINLKMTEADLKQRDDGSTIALDAISSDDESFGASTSLHDSSGKKLQQRKKIQADEQSANGRGANRSPPAPGVAPKMHSLPTPKELSIQASHIAQERYKWEKFRCMLELQLKQLRDETETYETNPEKHPDYPDEWKQFWNRRYKQLQEEKKCDPNLYDYKPEWISYWKDRRIELFNIAVNKIKKDLKEKFKLGDEDEEKTKELMEAYKIRVATSPREASAPAKATSRRKPNFRNNNRPANAAGGGGGGGGVTVIDISDDENSNPPVRNRPASFRRSHSRSKSAKRVVAGRRPGRHSRSRSPRRNFRRDSRSSRSNSRDPKSRRSRTPGGYYPRQQQRHDRYAGRPSSRERASSTHSRDYGDRHSMERERSTEFYRSDSYVRPSRYETFRVMDSREYPEYSHSLSKVRSISPAVSAGNSKSNSKDEALESAEKGPLTVVSVLRMLSAVEEHLGSLGPKALNLLSKALAMEMVQPNAADDLLLNDDNCVFLETTKEKLKGILIAEVLDDPQKVRVVKKVITNIAAIIFQVSSRGANESCEGQHKPNATPVPIQLPFERNLVAPKLANALVLKGYYDVSTEDMTKLLHLFTLMVKTDHQRRQADLNSTLSFAEVCTILGLRDTDVNPDAENIGIDLDELMKEVENQLHKESVDVVSGPAGSAAVKPNEPAGGSNAMESLTDSDLQTLLQNFKFLSNEEQVHLIGHLRKLEVLEPARVQRLRRYVNLAELSADGESCSDFLSRVVNKTTIGSSSSSTSSGMLSKPIEKSAIGQAIATVTGGQVSGSSKATSSEGPSKEALTSLTSRRRSSERDLSNLPINKQRRIRNSPGFMIDDDDDDEDDDYNFDDLVMKACDSNGKKNTPPIIPVESSPNALTFKPAAPSPKLSIKDTESIIADLMGTLGKGSGSGGSALSGPAGNRGNSFMMNQQQQQAGAVSNPPNPNRNRAAGGYQNPGYPGIPAQQQQQQPRQIMTNVSTGPDPSHQYPYGGGGYHPYAGNGVQHNYPAPGHGPYGGAGGGPINPWANNGTPQPPYSQIPQNFLNQQPNYNSMFGGRH; via the exons ATGAATTTTCTGCCTGGCGAGCCGCTGCCGCCGGGCTTTGAGGACGACGAAGTGTCCCCCCGGCCGGCCATCGTTCTCAAGCAAATCGACAACTACAAAAGCGCCCCACTGCTGGGCACTGAGTACGCCGTTGAGCTGCAGGAAGCCGCCCAGCCGCGTCCCGATTACTACTGTGTCCTGTGCCAGACGTGCAACGACAGCCGCTCCATCTTCGTCCATTGGACCTCGCAGGCTCACCGCGCCAAATACCTGCAGACGCACTTCCAGAAGGCCAACGAGGTCctccaaaagcttaagcgtACACCGAACAGCGCCCCAATTCTGGTCCAGGCCACTGGCCATCTTGTCCAGTTGATAGAGGATCACTTTGGGCGCTCGCGTCAACTGCTTACCGTGGGCGGCGATGAGTTTCGTCGCTTTCGCGCCAAGATCTGCAGCCAAGTAAGAGATCTCTTCCATTTCGACGAGTGCGCCGGTCCGGATTTCGTGGCGGAGGCGCAGCGCATTCTCCAGGACCTTAAGCTAGACGACGGCATCAAGATAAACCTCAAGATGACTGAGGCGGACTTGAAGCAGCGTGACGATGGCAGTACCATCGCTCTGGATGCCATCTCCAGTGATGACGAAAGTTTCGGGGCATCGACTTCGCTCCATGACTCCTCCGGCAAGAAGCTGCAGCAGCGCAAGAAGATCCAGGCCGACGAGCAATCAGCCAATGGTCGCGGCGCCAATAGATCACCGCCAGCGCCGGGCGTAGCCCCCAAGATGCATTCACTGCCCACACCCAAAGAGCTGTCCATTCAGGCCTCACACATCGCCCAGGAGCGCTACAAGTGGGAGAAATTCCGCTGCATGCTGGAGCTGCAGCTTAAGCAGTTGCGCGACGAGACGGAGACGTACGAGACCAATCCGGAGAAGCATCCGGATTATCCGGATGAGTGGAAGCAGTTCTGGAACCGGCGCTACAAGCAGTTGCAGGAGGAGAAGAAGTGCGATCCCAATCTCTATGACTACAAGCCAGAGTGGATCAGCTACTGGAAGGATCGTCGCATCGAGCTCTTTAATATAGCGGTGAATAAGATCAAGAAGGACCTCAAGGAGAAGTTCAAGCTGggcgacgaggacgaggagaaGACCAAGGAGCTAATGGAAGCCTACAAGATCCGGGTGGCTACTAGTCCCCGTGAGGCCAGTGCACCGGCCAAAGCTACCAGTCGACGCAAGCCGAACTTCCGCAACAATAATCGGCCGGCGAatgcagctggaggaggaggaggaggcggcggcgtaACAGTGATTGATATCAGCGATGATGAAAACTCGAATCCACCGGTTCGCAATCGTCCGGCTTCCTTTCGGCGCTCGCACTCGCGCTCGAAATCAGCCAAGCGAGTGGTGGCCGGACGTCGTCCTGGGCGGCATTCCCGCAGCCGCTCGCCTCGCCGCAATTTCCGCCGTGACTCACGCTCCTCCCGGTCCAATTCGCGCGACCCCAAATCCCGACGATCTCGCACGCCTGGTGGCTACTACCcccgccagcagcagcgacatGATCGCTATGCCGGCCGTCCCTCCAGCAGGGAGCGTGCCTCCTCGACCCACTCCCGCGATTATGGGGATCGCCATAGCATGGAGCGGGAACGCTCCACCGAATTCTATCGCTCCGACTCGTATGTCCGTCCCAGTCGTTACGAGACCTTCCGTGTAATGGACTCGCGCGAGTATCCCGAATACAGTCACAGTTTGTCCAAGGTCCGTTCCATTTCGCCGGCGGTCTCGGCCGGCAATAGCAAGAGCAACAGCAAGGACGAGGCCCTGGAGTCGGCGGAGAAGGGGCCGCTGACAGTGGTCAGCGTGCTGCGCATGCTGTCAGCCGTGGAGGAGCACTTGGGCAGCCTTGGACCAAAGGCGCTCAATCTGCTAAGCAAGGCACTGGCCATGGAGATGGTACAGCCGAATGCCGCCGACGATTTGCTTCTGAACGATGACAATTGTGTCTTTCTGGAGACCACCAAGGAGAAGCTGAAGGGCATCCTCATCGCTGAGGTGCTCGACGATCCGCAGAAGGTGCGCGTCGTCAAGAAGGTGATCACCAACATAGCGGCCATCATTTTTCAGGTCAGCTCGCGAG GTGCGAACGAATCCTGCGAAGGACAGCACAAGCCGAACGCTACTCCGGTGCCCATACAGCTGCCTTTTGAACGCAACCTGGTGGCCCCGAAGCTAGCCAATGCCTTGGTCCTCAAGGGCTACTATGACGTGAGCACCGAGGACATGACCAAGCTCCTCCATCTGTTCACCTTGATggtgaaaactgatcaccaGCGCCGTCAGGCCGACTTGAATAGTACCCTCAGCTTTGCCGAGGTCTGCACCATACTGGGCTTGAGGGACACGGATGTTAATCCCGATGCCGAAAACATTGGCATCGATCTGGACGAGCTAATGAAGGAAGTGGAGAATCAGCTGCACAAGGAGTCGGTGGATGTGGTTTCCGGCCCGGCAGGATCAGCTGCTGTCAAACCCAATGAGCCAGCCGGCGGCAGCAATGCCATGGAGTCGCTGACCGACTCCGATTTACAAACGTTGCTGCAGAACTTCAAGTTTCTATCGAACGAGGAGCAGGTGCATCTCATTGGCCATCTGCGTAAGCTGGAGGTGCTGGAGCCGGCGCGCGTCCAGCGTTTGCGCAGATATGTGAACCTGGCGGAGCTGAGTGCCGATGGAGAGTCCTGCAGTGACTTCTTGTCGCGCGTGGTTAACAAAACGACCATCGggagcagcagtagcagcaccAGCAGTGGAATGTTGTCGAAGCCCATTGAGAAATCGGCCATTGGGCAGGCCATAGCCACGGTGACTGGCGGGCAGGTATCGGGCTCCTCAAAGGCCACCAGCAGCGAAGGCCCCTCCAAGGAGGCCCTCACATCGCTGACCTCGCGGCGTCGTAGCTCGGAGCGAGATCTCAGCAATCTGCCCATCAATAAGCAGCGACGCATAAGGAATTCCCCTGGTTTCATGatcgacgatgacgacgacgacgaggatgaTGACTACAACTTTGATGATCTGGTAATGAAGGCCTGCGATTCGAATGGCAAGAAGAATACACCGCCCATCATACCTGTCGAATCGTCACCCAATGCCCTGACCTTCAAGCCGGCAGCACCATCGCCCAAGCTGTCCATAAAGGACACCGAGAGCATTATAGCCGACCTTATGGGAACTCTCGGCAAGGGCAGCGGATCAGGAGGCTCTGCTTTGAGTGGTCCAGCTGGCAATCGTGGCAACAGCTTCATGAtgaatcagcagcagcagcaagcggGAGCCGTGTCCAACCCACCGAATCCTAATAGAAATCGGGCGGCGGGAGGCTATCAAAATCCGGGATATCCCGGTATTccagcacagcagcagcagcagcagccacgtCAAATCATGACTAATGTGAGCACTGGACCCGATCCCAGTCACCAGTATCCTTACGGAGGCGGTGGCTATCATCCATATGCCGGCAATGGCGTCCAGCATAATTATCCGGCACCCGGGCACGGTCCCTACGGAGGAGCAGGCGGTGGTCCGATCAATCCCTGGGCCAACAATGGAACGCCCCAGCCGCCGTATAGCCAGATACCTCAGAACTTCCTCAACCAGCAGCCCAACTACAACAGCATGTTCGGGGGGCGGCATTAA
- the LOC108083556 gene encoding myb-like protein P isoform X1 translates to MTFYWWSHWFWITLVLSVGLMCRHVHTYPSQDGESLASSSQPVRTTKLYQTTVSQTWATATQSNIMDLTHRPTTTNRPVTPSVTRAQELSEIGDVTLSQYDDEVEEEVEQNRMLLNDQEQGPEQNQKPETEADPDPDADADEDAEEAAVNEKLAQFEFKRSADFTSDQLNNFTNFSSSTSTNGSSSNTTKPIPISSINPPVPRTTTARTAAAAGAGAPALATSSTTASSRTSPAAATAATPSTSTPLGSAAATPSTPKINTEWLSDELLAGAGAGVADGEKAPFTLENANKEDELRRAESEHRSRKSKVLSAEYKHINRYINFSSDTKSLLTRSASAAPSVSGDGAGLYDATAAAGDEGNISSEALAIQRTYFLDAGAISAICFTVFGVCCTVGTIGIVLYRRRYVNKPQALSEPDSSVYIDDSTMRVSDNSDEMYSLDNDSFLNSLEAMTIQNYWTDTVKHTKL, encoded by the exons ATGACTTTCTACTGGTGGTCACACTGGTTCTGGATAACCCTAGTCCTGAGTG TTGGCTTGATGTGCCGCCATGTCCATACATATCCCAGCCAGGATGGTGAATCCCTGGCCTCCAGTTCCCAGCCCGTGCGCACCACTAAGCTCTATCAGACAACGGTGAGCCAGACCTGGGCCACAGCCACCCAGAGCAACATCATGGACCTGACCCACcgacccaccaccaccaatcGACCGGTTACCCCGAGTGTTACCCGGGCACAGGAGCTGTCCGAGATCGGTGATGTGACATTGTCGCAGTATGACGatgaggtggaggaggaggtggagcagAATCGGATGTTGTTAAATGATCAGGAGCAGGGTCCGGAACAGAATCAGAAACCGGAAACGGAGGCCGATCCAGAtccggatgcggatgcggatgagGATGCCGAGGAAGCTGCAGTAAACGAGAAACTGGCTCAGTTCGAGTTCAAGCGGTCGGCGGACTTCACCTCCGACCAGCTAAACAACTTTACGAATTTTAGCAGTAGCACTAG TacaaatggcagcagcagcaataccACAAAACCAATCCCAATTAGCAGCATCAATCCTCCAGTACCAAGAACAACCACAGCaaggacagcagcagcagcaggagcaggagcaccAGCGTTAGCCACATCCTCGACTACAGCATCATCGCGAACATCGCCTGCTGCGGCTACTGCTGCTACGCCATCCACGTCGACACCATTGGGATCGGCGGCAGCCACACCGTCCACGCCGAAAATCAACACGGAGTGGCTCTCCGACGAACTGCTGGCGGGCGCCGGTGCTGGTGTGGCGGATGGCGAGAAGGCACCCTTCACGCTGGAAAATGCCAACAAAGAGGACGAGCTACGGCGGGCTGAGAGCGAGCATAGGTCGCGCAAGTCCAAGGTCCTATCGGCGGAGTACAAGCACATAAATCGCTATATTAACTTCTCCAGCGACACCAAGAGCCTGCTAACCAGATCAGCCTCTGCGGCGCCCAGCGTTTCGGGGGATGGAGCTGGACTCTATGATGCCACCGCTGCCGCTGGCGACGAGGGCAATATCTCATCCGAGGCGCTGGCCATACAG CGAACGTATTTCCTGGACGCGGGCGCAATTTCGGCCATCTGCTTCACTGTCTTTGGCGTCTGCTGTACAGTGGGCACCATCGGCATCGTTTTGTACCGGCGGAGATATGTGAACAAACCGCAGGCTCTTAGCGAACCGGACTCGAGTGTCTACATCGACGACAGCACCATGCGGGTGAGT GACAACTCGGATGAGATGTACAGCCTGGACAACGACTCGTTCTTGAACTCGCTGGAGGCGATGACAATACAGAACTATTGGACGGATACTGTCAAACATACAAAGCTTTAA
- the LOC108083556 gene encoding myb-like protein P isoform X2, with protein MTFYWWSHWFWITLVLSVGLMCRHVHTYPSQDGESLASSSQPVRTTKLYQTTVSQTWATATQSNIMDLTHRPTTTNRPVTPSVTRAQELSEIGDVTLSQYDDEVEEEVEQNRMLLNDQEQGPEQNQKPETEADPDPDADADEDAEEAAVNEKLAQFEFKRSADFTSDQLNNFTNFSSSTSTNGSSSNTTKPIPISSINPPVPRTTTARTAAAAGAGAPALATSSTTASSRTSPAAATAATPSTSTPLGSAAATPSTPKINTEWLSDELLAGAGAGVADGEKAPFTLENANKEDELRRAESEHRSRKSKVLSAEYKHINRYINFSSDTKSLLTRSASAAPSVSGDGAGLYDATAAAGDEGNISSEALAIQRTYFLDAGAISAICFTVFGVCCTVGTIGIVLYRRRYVNKPQALSEPDSSVYIDDSTMRDNSDEMYSLDNDSFLNSLEAMTIQNYWTDTVKHTKL; from the exons ATGACTTTCTACTGGTGGTCACACTGGTTCTGGATAACCCTAGTCCTGAGTG TTGGCTTGATGTGCCGCCATGTCCATACATATCCCAGCCAGGATGGTGAATCCCTGGCCTCCAGTTCCCAGCCCGTGCGCACCACTAAGCTCTATCAGACAACGGTGAGCCAGACCTGGGCCACAGCCACCCAGAGCAACATCATGGACCTGACCCACcgacccaccaccaccaatcGACCGGTTACCCCGAGTGTTACCCGGGCACAGGAGCTGTCCGAGATCGGTGATGTGACATTGTCGCAGTATGACGatgaggtggaggaggaggtggagcagAATCGGATGTTGTTAAATGATCAGGAGCAGGGTCCGGAACAGAATCAGAAACCGGAAACGGAGGCCGATCCAGAtccggatgcggatgcggatgagGATGCCGAGGAAGCTGCAGTAAACGAGAAACTGGCTCAGTTCGAGTTCAAGCGGTCGGCGGACTTCACCTCCGACCAGCTAAACAACTTTACGAATTTTAGCAGTAGCACTAG TacaaatggcagcagcagcaataccACAAAACCAATCCCAATTAGCAGCATCAATCCTCCAGTACCAAGAACAACCACAGCaaggacagcagcagcagcaggagcaggagcaccAGCGTTAGCCACATCCTCGACTACAGCATCATCGCGAACATCGCCTGCTGCGGCTACTGCTGCTACGCCATCCACGTCGACACCATTGGGATCGGCGGCAGCCACACCGTCCACGCCGAAAATCAACACGGAGTGGCTCTCCGACGAACTGCTGGCGGGCGCCGGTGCTGGTGTGGCGGATGGCGAGAAGGCACCCTTCACGCTGGAAAATGCCAACAAAGAGGACGAGCTACGGCGGGCTGAGAGCGAGCATAGGTCGCGCAAGTCCAAGGTCCTATCGGCGGAGTACAAGCACATAAATCGCTATATTAACTTCTCCAGCGACACCAAGAGCCTGCTAACCAGATCAGCCTCTGCGGCGCCCAGCGTTTCGGGGGATGGAGCTGGACTCTATGATGCCACCGCTGCCGCTGGCGACGAGGGCAATATCTCATCCGAGGCGCTGGCCATACAG CGAACGTATTTCCTGGACGCGGGCGCAATTTCGGCCATCTGCTTCACTGTCTTTGGCGTCTGCTGTACAGTGGGCACCATCGGCATCGTTTTGTACCGGCGGAGATATGTGAACAAACCGCAGGCTCTTAGCGAACCGGACTCGAGTGTCTACATCGACGACAGCACCATGCGG GACAACTCGGATGAGATGTACAGCCTGGACAACGACTCGTTCTTGAACTCGCTGGAGGCGATGACAATACAGAACTATTGGACGGATACTGTCAAACATACAAAGCTTTAA